Proteins from a genomic interval of Rubinisphaera italica:
- the hemQ gene encoding hydrogen peroxide-dependent heme synthase, with product MSGRPPMPSTPQEEPSIKLHEGWHCLHIYYQVNQRELKNLSKKQCRRGIQQVIEILNPERAGVPERMQVFATSGHRADLGLMLMDPDPLVIDTICQELRSSELGTVLQPTYSFVSLTEISEYVPTLEQFSEKLIREGANPEDDMFKARVRGYEQRLPAMNKQRIYPEIPPYPVHCFYPMNKIRDPHANWFDLPFSARSELMAEHATSGIKFAGKVSQLITASTGFDDWEWGVTLWARNPIHVKDIVYTMRFDKASARYAEFGPFYIGYVMSAAEVLKHVRIDA from the coding sequence ATGTCTGGACGCCCTCCTATGCCCTCGACCCCGCAAGAAGAGCCAAGTATCAAATTGCACGAAGGCTGGCATTGTCTGCACATTTATTATCAGGTGAATCAACGGGAGTTGAAGAACCTGTCCAAAAAACAGTGTCGACGAGGCATTCAGCAGGTTATCGAAATCCTGAATCCAGAACGTGCTGGAGTTCCAGAACGGATGCAGGTGTTTGCCACTTCCGGGCATCGGGCAGACCTGGGATTGATGCTGATGGATCCTGATCCGCTGGTGATTGACACGATCTGTCAGGAACTCCGTTCTTCCGAACTGGGAACGGTTTTGCAGCCGACGTATTCGTTCGTCTCTTTGACGGAAATTTCCGAGTATGTGCCGACTCTCGAACAGTTCTCTGAAAAACTGATTCGCGAAGGGGCCAATCCTGAAGACGACATGTTCAAAGCTCGTGTTCGCGGCTACGAACAACGTCTGCCGGCTATGAACAAGCAACGAATCTATCCCGAAATCCCACCATACCCCGTGCACTGTTTTTACCCGATGAACAAGATTCGTGATCCGCACGCGAACTGGTTCGATCTGCCGTTCAGTGCCCGTTCGGAATTGATGGCCGAGCATGCCACTTCGGGAATCAAATTCGCCGGGAAAGTATCCCAGTTGATCACTGCATCCACCGGATTTGACGACTGGGAATGGGGCGTCACCTTGTGGGCCCGTAATCCGATTCACGTGAAAGATATCGTCTATACGATGCGATTCGACAAAGCCTCTGCCCGTTACGCGGAATTCGGTCCGTTTTACATCGGCTATGTCATGTCAGCAGCTGAGGTTCTGAAGCATGTGCGGATTGATGCCTGA
- a CDS encoding arylsulfatase: protein MNLLSFIFCLMAALASCSNSTASEQPNIIFILSDDIAQGDLGCYGQKRIQTPHLDQMAAEGTRYLQAYCGTSVCAPSRSSLMTGLHMGHCPIRANREIQPEGQMPMPANTYTVAKHLKSQGYATACIGKWGMGMFDTTGSPAKLGFDHFYGYNCQRHAHSYFPTYLYNDDQRFELPGNTGKPGRGKSYAQNYLADETIRWIDEQDASPFFLFYAATLPHGRYEIDDQGIYSEKDWSELQKNYAAMVTRFDSDVGRILDLLRKKGIAKNTLVIFSGDNGSSFNPNSEIGKLFDQTMDGQLRGYKRGMYEGALRQAAISWWPGTVPAGRVTEEPWAFWDFLPTVVELTNSELPGDVRSDGKSLVSFLKGGSAPERDYFYWELHEGKSIQAIRFANWKAVRNGPSLPIELYNLETDTGEEHNLANEKPDLVKKAERMMADAREEDPNWPLRDAKPKRKPN from the coding sequence ATGAATTTACTCTCATTTATCTTCTGTCTGATGGCTGCTCTGGCTTCTTGTTCGAACTCGACTGCCAGTGAGCAGCCGAACATTATTTTTATCCTCTCGGATGATATCGCTCAGGGAGATCTGGGTTGCTACGGTCAGAAACGGATTCAAACTCCCCATTTGGATCAGATGGCTGCCGAAGGGACACGTTACCTGCAGGCTTATTGTGGAACGTCTGTCTGTGCGCCATCTCGTTCTTCCCTGATGACGGGCCTGCATATGGGACATTGTCCGATTCGAGCGAATCGCGAGATTCAGCCGGAAGGTCAAATGCCAATGCCGGCCAACACTTATACGGTTGCAAAGCATCTTAAATCTCAGGGTTATGCCACTGCCTGCATCGGCAAGTGGGGCATGGGCATGTTCGATACCACGGGTAGCCCAGCCAAGTTGGGGTTCGATCATTTTTATGGATACAACTGCCAGCGACACGCTCACAGTTACTTCCCGACTTATCTCTACAACGACGACCAACGTTTCGAACTTCCCGGTAACACCGGCAAACCGGGGCGGGGGAAATCTTATGCTCAAAATTATCTTGCTGATGAAACGATTCGCTGGATCGACGAGCAGGATGCCAGCCCCTTCTTTTTATTTTATGCAGCGACCTTGCCGCATGGACGTTATGAGATCGATGATCAGGGAATTTATTCTGAAAAAGACTGGAGCGAGTTGCAAAAGAACTACGCGGCTATGGTCACTCGCTTCGACAGCGATGTCGGACGCATTCTCGATCTGCTGCGAAAAAAAGGGATCGCCAAAAACACATTGGTCATCTTCTCCGGCGATAATGGTTCGTCATTTAATCCCAATTCCGAAATTGGAAAACTGTTTGATCAGACTATGGATGGTCAATTGCGTGGCTACAAACGAGGCATGTATGAAGGAGCCTTACGCCAGGCGGCCATTTCCTGGTGGCCGGGTACCGTGCCCGCCGGTCGTGTCACTGAAGAGCCCTGGGCCTTCTGGGATTTTCTCCCGACCGTTGTCGAATTAACGAATTCCGAACTTCCAGGTGATGTTCGTTCTGATGGAAAGTCGCTGGTCAGTTTTCTCAAAGGGGGATCTGCTCCCGAACGTGATTATTTTTACTGGGAATTGCATGAAGGAAAATCGATTCAGGCGATTCGTTTCGCTAACTGGAAAGCCGTCCGCAATGGACCGTCTCTGCCGATCGAACTGTATAATCTCGAAACAGATACTGGAGAAGAACACAATCTTGCAAATGAGAAACCAGATCTTGTCAAAAAAGCAGAACGCATGATGGCCGATGCTCGCGAAGAAGATCCCAATTGGCCACTACGAGATGCGAAGCCAAAGCGTAAACCGAATTAG